Proteins encoded together in one Shewanella acanthi window:
- a CDS encoding L-serine ammonia-lyase yields MISVFDMFKIGIGPSSSHTVGPMKAGKIFMQHLTDTGMITKVDELRSELFGSLGQTGKGHGTGKAVILGLMGEDPETVDTDSIDGILDRVSKQETLSLNCGKVVKFTREDGITYHRRKTLPAHANAMTLYAYANGECIYERTYYSVGGGFILDEDEIHQRNASPASHIKSAPFDFDSSAHLLELCTEHGLSISSLMMANELSLASEEEVKAKLWNIWQTMKTCIERGYQKEGILPGGLKLRRRAPALYRRLKAEGRNNVDPLTAMDWVDLFALSVNEQNAAGDRVVTAPTNGAAGIIPAVLCYYDTFVQEVDIDVCARYLLTAAAIGILYKKNASISGAEVGCQGEVGVACSMAAGALTEIMGGTVEHVENAAEIGMEHNLGLTCDPVGGLVQVPCIERNAMGAIKAINASRMALRGDGNHKVSLDKVIKTMMDTGRDMRSKYKETAKGGLAVNIVEC; encoded by the coding sequence ATGATTAGCGTATTTGATATGTTCAAGATAGGCATTGGCCCATCAAGTTCACATACCGTTGGCCCAATGAAAGCGGGCAAAATCTTTATGCAGCACCTGACTGATACGGGCATGATTACGAAGGTGGATGAATTACGCTCAGAGCTATTTGGCTCGCTAGGTCAAACAGGTAAAGGCCACGGCACTGGCAAAGCCGTTATCCTAGGACTCATGGGGGAAGACCCAGAAACGGTCGATACCGACAGCATAGACGGCATTTTAGATCGCGTTTCTAAGCAAGAAACCCTTAGCCTAAACTGCGGTAAAGTCGTGAAATTTACCCGTGAAGACGGCATTACCTACCACAGACGTAAAACCCTGCCTGCCCACGCTAATGCGATGACGCTTTACGCCTATGCCAACGGCGAATGTATTTACGAGCGCACTTATTATTCTGTCGGCGGCGGTTTTATCTTAGATGAAGACGAAATCCACCAGCGCAATGCCTCACCCGCCTCACATATTAAATCGGCACCATTTGATTTCGACAGCAGCGCCCATTTATTGGAACTTTGCACCGAGCACGGCTTAAGCATTTCATCATTGATGATGGCTAACGAACTAAGCCTTGCCAGCGAAGAAGAAGTCAAAGCTAAGCTTTGGAATATCTGGCAAACCATGAAAACCTGTATCGAACGTGGTTATCAGAAAGAAGGTATTTTGCCTGGCGGTCTAAAACTACGTCGCCGCGCCCCTGCGCTTTACCGTCGCCTAAAGGCCGAGGGTCGCAATAACGTCGACCCCTTAACCGCAATGGATTGGGTGGATTTATTCGCGCTATCGGTCAATGAGCAAAATGCCGCGGGCGATCGCGTGGTAACAGCGCCAACCAACGGCGCGGCGGGCATTATCCCTGCAGTTTTGTGTTACTACGATACCTTTGTGCAGGAAGTCGATATTGATGTCTGCGCTCGTTACCTGTTAACCGCTGCCGCTATCGGTATTTTATATAAGAAAAATGCCTCGATTTCGGGCGCAGAAGTGGGCTGTCAGGGTGAAGTCGGGGTTGCCTGCTCGATGGCGGCTGGCGCGCTCACAGAAATTATGGGCGGCACAGTCGAGCACGTTGAAAACGCGGCCGAAATCGGTATGGAACACAACCTAGGCTTAACCTGCGATCCGGTGGGCGGTCTAGTGCAAGTGCCTTGTATCGAACGTAACGCCATGGGCGCCATCAAGGCGATTAACGCCTCTCGCATGGCGCTTCGCGGTGACGGTAACCACAAGGTATCATTGGATAAAGTCATCAAGACCATGATGGATACAGGCAGAGATATGCGCAGCAAATACAAAGAAACCGCCAAAGGTGGTCTCGCGGTAAATATCGTAGAATGTTAA
- a CDS encoding DUF938 domain-containing protein, whose product MTHSAHPSIELPFSQACENNKGPILDVLLQAFSQSQHVLEIGSGTAQHAVHFARHLPHVLWQTSDQTDYIAGIIARCQQEGLALGLDNLRLPLMLDVTQPWPVKDIAKSIDAVFTANTLHIMSKTMVEAFFDGLSQLDNLSTLCIYGPFNYQGQFTSDSNRQFDAFLKLRDSQSGIRDIEWIIELAQQQRLSLNQDVAMPANNRVLHFKKA is encoded by the coding sequence ATGACCCATTCTGCACATCCTTCGATAGAACTCCCCTTTTCCCAAGCCTGTGAAAATAACAAAGGCCCGATCCTTGATGTGTTGTTGCAGGCGTTTAGTCAATCACAGCATGTACTTGAAATCGGCAGTGGCACTGCGCAGCATGCAGTGCATTTCGCCCGTCACTTACCCCATGTATTGTGGCAAACCAGTGATCAAACCGATTACATAGCTGGGATTATAGCGAGATGTCAGCAGGAAGGATTGGCTCTTGGGCTCGACAACCTTAGGTTACCCTTGATGCTTGATGTCACACAACCATGGCCGGTTAAAGACATTGCTAAATCAATCGATGCGGTATTTACCGCCAATACCTTGCATATCATGAGTAAAACCATGGTTGAGGCATTTTTTGACGGTCTTTCGCAACTCGATAATCTCAGTACACTGTGCATCTATGGCCCCTTCAATTATCAAGGCCAATTCACCAGCGACAGTAATCGTCAGTTCGATGCCTTTTTAAAGCTGCGCGATAGCCAAAGCGGGATTCGAGATATTGAGTGGATCATCGAGCTTGCACAGCAGCAACGACTGTCACTTAACCAAGATGTCGCAATGCCCGCGAATAACCGCGTATTGCACTTTAAAAAAGCTTAA
- the fghA gene encoding S-formylglutathione hydrolase — MTIENISCNKSFGGWHKQYRHHSQVLNCEMRFAIYLPPEAVNKPVPVLYWLSGLTCTDENFMQKAGAQRMAAELGMAIVAPDTSPRGDGVSDAPDNAYDLGLGAGFYLNATRAPWSQHYRMYDYVVHELPDLIEANFPVTSQRAISGHSMGGHGALVIGLTNPHSYSSISAFSPISNPSNAPWGIKAFTEYLGENREHWRQYDASELLKLAVTQLPILVDQGDADSFLDSQLMPQSLTQIAESSGYPLDLRMQPGYDHSYYFIASFIEDHLKFHSLYFK; from the coding sequence ATGACCATAGAAAATATCAGTTGTAACAAGAGCTTTGGTGGCTGGCACAAGCAATATCGTCACCATTCACAGGTACTGAACTGTGAGATGCGCTTTGCGATCTATTTGCCGCCCGAGGCCGTGAATAAGCCCGTGCCAGTGCTCTATTGGTTGTCGGGCTTAACCTGTACCGATGAAAACTTTATGCAAAAAGCTGGCGCCCAGCGTATGGCGGCTGAGCTCGGCATGGCGATTGTGGCGCCTGACACTAGCCCAAGGGGTGACGGGGTGAGTGATGCGCCGGATAATGCCTATGACTTAGGCTTAGGCGCAGGCTTTTATTTAAATGCCACCCGTGCACCTTGGAGTCAGCATTATCGGATGTATGACTATGTGGTACACGAATTGCCGGATTTAATTGAAGCAAACTTCCCTGTGACCAGCCAGCGCGCCATTTCGGGCCATTCGATGGGCGGCCACGGTGCATTGGTGATTGGTTTAACCAATCCACATAGCTACAGCTCCATTTCGGCCTTCAGCCCGATTAGCAACCCGAGCAATGCGCCTTGGGGCATTAAAGCCTTTACCGAATATTTGGGTGAAAATCGTGAGCATTGGCGTCAATACGATGCGAGTGAGCTGCTTAAGTTAGCGGTTACCCAATTGCCGATTTTGGTTGACCAAGGCGATGCCGATAGCTTTTTAGATAGTCAGTTGATGCCGCAATCCTTAACCCAAATCGCGGAGAGTTCGGGTTATCCACTCGATTTACGAATGCAACCTGGGTACGACCATAGTTACTACTTTATCGCCAGCTTTATTGAAGATCATTTGAAATTCCATAGCCTGTATTTCAAGTAG
- a CDS encoding NAD(P)/FAD-dependent oxidoreductase, producing MSALRCASYYNATINQESNYPTLEDDIRVDIVVIGGGFTGVATALELAEKGYSVALLEANKIAWGATGRNGGQVTGSLSGDVAMTKQLRRHLGNDAEDYVWNLRWRGHDIIKNRVEKYCIDCDLKFGHIQTAYQPNHMQDLNAMFEEAQRRGMGEYMTLVEAKDMGAYLGSPLYHGGLVNRRNMHLHSVNLCLGEARAAESLGVQLFEHSAVLDIQEGERAKVMTAKGSVTANSVLIAGNAYHKLGRPKLRGMLFSASLGNCATAKLPDEIALQINPQDLAVYDCRFVLDYYRLTADKRLMFGGGTNYSGRDPKNVAAELRPSIERTFPQLKGVDIEFAWAGIAGIVINRIPQLGKISPNVFYCQGYSGHGVATSHIMAEIMAKAIDGQLHEFDLFAAMRHIRIPLNEWFGNQALALGMLYYTLRENWR from the coding sequence ATGTCGGCTCTGCGCTGCGCCTCCTATTACAACGCCACAATCAACCAAGAATCCAACTATCCCACCCTTGAGGATGACATTCGTGTCGATATTGTCGTAATAGGCGGTGGATTTACTGGTGTGGCAACGGCGCTAGAGCTTGCCGAAAAGGGTTATAGCGTGGCGCTCCTTGAAGCGAATAAGATTGCTTGGGGCGCAACGGGTCGCAATGGCGGCCAAGTCACGGGCAGTCTTTCCGGCGATGTTGCCATGACCAAACAATTGCGCCGCCATTTAGGCAATGATGCTGAAGACTATGTGTGGAATTTACGCTGGCGCGGCCACGATATTATTAAAAATCGGGTTGAAAAGTACTGTATTGACTGCGATCTCAAGTTTGGCCATATCCAAACCGCCTATCAGCCTAATCATATGCAGGATCTGAATGCGATGTTTGAGGAGGCGCAGCGCCGCGGAATGGGCGAGTACATGACCTTAGTTGAGGCTAAGGACATGGGCGCGTATTTGGGGTCGCCCTTGTACCATGGCGGTTTAGTCAATAGGCGCAATATGCACCTGCATTCAGTGAACCTGTGTCTGGGCGAGGCGAGGGCCGCTGAATCCCTCGGTGTTCAGCTTTTTGAGCATTCTGCGGTACTCGATATCCAAGAGGGCGAGCGGGCAAAAGTGATGACCGCCAAGGGCAGCGTGACCGCAAACAGCGTGCTGATTGCGGGTAATGCTTACCATAAACTGGGTAGACCAAAATTACGCGGCATGTTATTTTCCGCATCCCTTGGCAATTGCGCCACGGCAAAATTGCCCGATGAAATCGCACTACAAATTAATCCACAGGATTTAGCGGTGTACGATTGCCGTTTTGTATTGGATTACTATCGCCTCACCGCCGATAAACGACTCATGTTTGGTGGCGGCACTAACTACAGTGGTCGCGATCCTAAAAACGTTGCGGCAGAACTTCGCCCCTCTATAGAGCGCACCTTCCCGCAATTAAAAGGTGTTGATATTGAATTTGCCTGGGCAGGTATAGCGGGGATTGTGATTAACCGTATTCCGCAGCTGGGTAAGATTTCACCTAACGTCTTTTATTGCCAAGGTTATTCCGGCCATGGGGTGGCGACCTCGCATATTATGGCGGAGATCATGGCTAAGGCAATTGATGGTCAGCTGCATGAATTTGATCTGTTTGCGGCCATGCGCCATATCCGTATTCCGCTGAATGAATGGTTCGGAAATCAGGCGCTGGCACTCGGTATGCTGTATTACACGCTACGAGAAAACTGGCGCTAA
- a CDS encoding LysR substrate-binding domain-containing protein: MYLWDGISEFVAVAELENFTLASQRLNVSTAHVSRQIGALENRLGTKLFYRTTRKVSLTEEGAIYYRHCRQLQTGLEEAERAISDLKNSPQGLVKLTAPVAYGEKFVMPLLNDFMVQYPSVEFSVDLTNRTLDLVEGGYDLAIRLGKLADSSLMAKPLSSRTHYVAASASYVEKYGEPHTLSELSQHNCLIGNHNYWRFIENGRERNIKVRGNLICNSGYALRDAALKGIGIVQLPDYYIEEDIKAGRLISFLDAHRESKEGIWAVYPQNRHLSAKIRVLVDYLAEKLIEEK; encoded by the coding sequence ATGTATTTATGGGATGGCATTTCTGAATTTGTTGCCGTGGCCGAACTCGAAAACTTTACCCTCGCTTCCCAGCGATTAAACGTCTCTACCGCCCATGTGAGCCGTCAAATCGGCGCCCTTGAGAATCGCCTCGGCACTAAGCTCTTTTACCGCACCACCCGCAAGGTGTCACTCACAGAAGAAGGTGCGATTTATTATAGACACTGCCGCCAATTACAAACGGGATTAGAAGAAGCCGAGCGTGCCATTTCCGATTTAAAGAACTCTCCCCAAGGCCTCGTTAAGCTTACGGCGCCCGTGGCCTACGGTGAAAAGTTTGTGATGCCGCTACTGAATGATTTTATGGTGCAATATCCAAGCGTTGAGTTCAGTGTCGATTTAACCAATCGAACCTTAGATCTGGTTGAGGGCGGATACGATCTCGCCATTCGTCTCGGTAAATTGGCCGACTCAAGTCTTATGGCGAAACCCTTAAGTAGCCGCACCCACTATGTTGCCGCCTCGGCAAGCTATGTTGAAAAATACGGCGAGCCACATACCTTATCGGAACTGAGCCAACATAATTGCCTGATCGGGAATCACAATTACTGGCGCTTTATTGAAAACGGTCGCGAGCGCAATATAAAAGTGCGCGGCAACCTAATTTGTAACAGCGGTTACGCCCTGCGCGATGCCGCATTAAAGGGCATCGGCATAGTGCAGTTGCCGGATTATTACATTGAGGAGGATATTAAGGCGGGAAGACTCATCTCTTTTCTTGATGCCCACCGTGAGTCTAAAGAAGGGATTTGGGCGGTCTATCCACAAAACCGCCATTTGAGTGCCAAAATCCGCGTCTTGGTCGATTACCTTGCAGAAAAACTTATAGAAGAGAAATAG
- a CDS encoding S-(hydroxymethyl)glutathione dehydrogenase/class III alcohol dehydrogenase gives MSNEKPQFIKSKAAVAWGPGQPLKIEEVDVMLPKAGEVLVRIVATGVCHTDAFTLSGDDPEGVFPAILGHEGGGIVEQVGEGVTSVQVGDHVIPLYTPECGECKFCLSGKTNLCQKIRATQGKGLMPDGTTRFYLDGKPIFHYMGCSTFSEYTVLPEISLAKVNKSAPLEEICLLGCGVTTGMGAVMNTAKVEEGATVAIFGLGGIGLSAIIGATMAKASRIIAIDINESKFELARKLGATDCINPNSFDKPIQDVIVEMTDGGVDYSFECIGNVNVMRSALECCHKGWGESVIIGVAGAGQEISTRPFQLVTGRVWRGSAFGGVKGRSQLPQIVEQYLAGEFKLDDFITHTMALEQVNEAFDLMHEGKSIRSVIHFDK, from the coding sequence ATGTCGAACGAAAAACCACAGTTTATTAAATCGAAGGCCGCAGTGGCCTGGGGACCGGGTCAACCACTTAAGATTGAAGAAGTGGATGTGATGCTGCCGAAAGCGGGTGAAGTGTTAGTACGCATCGTGGCAACCGGTGTTTGCCATACCGATGCTTTTACCTTAAGCGGTGATGATCCTGAAGGTGTATTCCCGGCGATTTTAGGCCACGAGGGTGGCGGTATCGTTGAGCAAGTGGGTGAGGGCGTGACCAGCGTGCAGGTGGGCGATCACGTGATCCCACTTTACACCCCAGAATGTGGCGAGTGTAAATTCTGTTTATCGGGTAAAACTAACCTGTGCCAAAAAATCCGTGCGACCCAAGGCAAAGGCTTAATGCCAGACGGCACCACCCGTTTCTATTTAGACGGTAAGCCAATCTTCCATTACATGGGCTGCTCGACTTTCTCTGAGTACACAGTATTACCTGAGATTTCATTGGCTAAGGTCAATAAGAGCGCGCCATTAGAAGAAATCTGTCTACTGGGCTGTGGTGTGACTACCGGCATGGGCGCGGTGATGAATACCGCCAAAGTGGAAGAAGGCGCAACCGTGGCGATTTTTGGTCTCGGTGGTATTGGTCTGTCGGCCATTATCGGTGCCACTATGGCCAAGGCGAGCCGTATCATTGCTATTGATATCAACGAGTCTAAATTCGAATTAGCCCGAAAACTCGGCGCGACCGATTGTATCAATCCAAACAGCTTCGATAAGCCAATCCAAGACGTAATTGTTGAAATGACCGATGGCGGCGTGGATTACTCCTTCGAGTGTATCGGTAATGTCAACGTGATGCGTAGCGCCCTAGAGTGCTGCCACAAGGGTTGGGGCGAGTCGGTTATCATCGGTGTCGCAGGCGCTGGCCAAGAAATCTCTACCCGTCCGTTCCAACTCGTTACTGGCCGTGTATGGCGCGGTTCAGCCTTTGGCGGCGTAAAAGGACGCTCGCAATTACCTCAAATCGTTGAGCAGTACCTCGCGGGTGAATTTAAGTTAGATGACTTCATTACCCACACTATGGCGCTCGAGCAAGTGAACGAAGCCTTCGATTTAATGCACGAAGGTAAGAGTATCCGCAGCGTTATCCATTTCGATAAGTAA